One Pseudobutyrivibrio xylanivorans genomic window, TGTTGGGTCGCTCTTCTCTGAGTAATTTGGATGAAGGGCATGTGCATTGTCTGCAGATACCATAAATGAATTTGCAATAGCCTCAAGAAGCTTTGAATTATTTCCCTCCATTGCTTCGTTTATACGAACCAAAGCATCATAAAGGAATGTTGAATCAGCGCCCTGCTTTGTACCACTACCAACCTCCTCGTTGTCGAAGGTAACATGAATCTGAACTGCGCTATCATTATTCTTAGCATTCACTAGTCCCATCATTGAGCTGTATGAGCATTGAAGGTCATCAAGTCTTCCGATAGAAATGAATTCATCCTTTGCTCCCCAGACACGGCCTGCGTCTCTATTATATAAGAACAAATCTGAACCGATGATATTCTCAGCCTTCACCTCAAGTGATTCAGCCACAAGCTCCTTCAAATTGAATTTTTCCTCCATTGAAATGAGTGGGAGCAAATCCTTCTGCGCATTGTATTTGTAACCATCATTTGCCTCACGGTTCATGTGAATTGCAAGAGATGGAAGCATGCAAAGGTCACGGTCAAGGTTCACAAGCTTTGTCTCGATTTTGCCCTCACCTGTATGAACGATGGCACGACCTGCAATTGAAAGTGGTCTGTCAAACCAAGGAGCCATAAGCATTCCGCCGTAGCGCTCAGTATTAAGCTTCACATATTTACCTTCCTTCATCTCTGGCATTTCCTTGATTCTGAAGGTAGGAGAATCTGAATGAGATGCCATGATCATGAAGCTCTTGTATTCCTTCTTTGGCATTCTAAATGCAAGAATCGAAGAACCATTTCTGGTGACAAAATAATTGCCGCCAAGCTTGAGCTTCCATGCATTTGCCTCTGTAAGCTCTTCAAAACCGGCAGCTAAAAATACTTTGCGTTGATTCTCCACCACATGAAACTGAGATGGACTCTTCTCTATAAAATCAAATAATCCTTTTACTGTCTTATTCATTTTTTCTTTTTTCCCTCTTTCTTTACTGAATATCCAAAAGTCCCCTGAGGACTTGTAAGACCAAAATAAGTGCCATGACTGTAGGCCAGTGGCTTTGCCTTTTCAAGTTCAAACTTGCCATTTTCATTCATATACTTCTCATCAGCATGAACGCACAATACATCAGCCACAAACATGGTGTGACTGCCATATTCGTGGACTTCGCGCACCTTGCATTCAATGTTGACTGGCGACTCAACAATAAGTGGAACATTGATTTCATCTGCTTCCACCTTGTGAAGTCCGCATTTTTCAAATTTATCCACATCCCTGCCAGAGGTAACACCACAATAATCAGTGGCAAATGCAATCTCCTCTGTGGTAAGGTTGATAGCAAACTCACCAGTCTCCATAATCATTGGGTAGGAATATCTGCTAGGTCTGACAGAAATATATGCCATTGGAGGATTGGTGCAAACAGTGCCTGTCCAGGCAACAGTTAACACATTATCATTTCCATCTTTTCCACGGCAGGTCACTAAAACTGCTGGAAGTGGATAGACCATATTTCCTGGCTTCCATTTTTGTTTACTCATTAAAATACCCTCTTATTCATTAATCGTCTCAGAGAAAGTACCCATATAGGTATTTCCTTTGCCAAGAAGAAATTTCAAATCATCCATAAAGGCCTTGCTCTTAGGATCATCCTCGAAGCCCTTCTCCTTTAGCTCCTGTAAAAACTGTTCTCCGAGAGGCGAATCGATAATATAATCCTCATCCATTTCTGGATCATCAAAGCTACGGTTCTTCACATATTCCCCGCGGAACTTTTTATATTCAGCGGCCTTGACGCCGTCATATTTCATCTCACCCTTTTCAATGATGCGAATGCACTCAAGCATATCCTCTGCATCATTTAAAGCATTGTGCGCCACATATCCACCAAGCCCGCAGATAGTCTTCATATCTGCAAGTGAAAGGTTTGCATCCAATCCACCTGTAATATCCAGACTAACTTCCTTCTGAATGTTTTCGAATGTGCTGATAAACTTTGCAACACTTCGTTTAAGTGGCTTATCCAAATTTCTAGACTCATAGTCCCTCTGGAAATTATTCTTGTCGCCGCCCCAAACACAGATTTTGCCAACCTGCCATTTCTTGATGCGATTGATGAGCTCGGTCATTACGTCCTCGTATGCTGGTGCGAACTCCAGCTCCTCGTTGGTAAGTCCGGTAAGCTCAGTGATAAGCGGAGGCAGCTTGTGTCCTCTCGTCAATTGGACTGTAGAATAAAATCTGTCCAGCTCCTCATGTTCTGGATTTGTAATTACAACTCCAATGGAAATAACATCCTCGATTGAGGACTTTTTGAAGCGCGCACTTAAGTACTCGGCATCTAAGAAAGCCTGATTCTTTCCTTTGAAGCCAAGTGGCGCTGTCTGGCTAGGGCCCTTTGTTTTGTTTGTTGCTTTGCTAGTTTTTGTCGTTGCCACGGTTCTCTCCATCTTAAAAATCTTCATACATTCTA contains:
- a CDS encoding flavin reductase family protein; its protein translation is MSKQKWKPGNMVYPLPAVLVTCRGKDGNDNVLTVAWTGTVCTNPPMAYISVRPSRYSYPMIMETGEFAINLTTEEIAFATDYCGVTSGRDVDKFEKCGLHKVEADEINVPLIVESPVNIECKVREVHEYGSHTMFVADVLCVHADEKYMNENGKFELEKAKPLAYSHGTYFGLTSPQGTFGYSVKKEGKKKK
- a CDS encoding exonuclease domain-containing protein; its protein translation is MKIFKMERTVATTKTSKATNKTKGPSQTAPLGFKGKNQAFLDAEYLSARFKKSSIEDVISIGVVITNPEHEELDRFYSTVQLTRGHKLPPLITELTGLTNEELEFAPAYEDVMTELINRIKKWQVGKICVWGGDKNNFQRDYESRNLDKPLKRSVAKFISTFENIQKEVSLDITGGLDANLSLADMKTICGLGGYVAHNALNDAEDMLECIRIIEKGEMKYDGVKAAEYKKFRGEYVKNRSFDDPEMDEDYIIDSPLGEQFLQELKEKGFEDDPKSKAFMDDLKFLLGKGNTYMGTFSETINE
- a CDS encoding M18 family aminopeptidase, producing the protein MNKTVKGLFDFIEKSPSQFHVVENQRKVFLAAGFEELTEANAWKLKLGGNYFVTRNGSSILAFRMPKKEYKSFMIMASHSDSPTFRIKEMPEMKEGKYVKLNTERYGGMLMAPWFDRPLSIAGRAIVHTGEGKIETKLVNLDRDLCMLPSLAIHMNREANDGYKYNAQKDLLPLISMEEKFNLKELVAESLEVKAENIIGSDLFLYNRDAGRVWGAKDEFISIGRLDDLQCSYSSMMGLVNAKNNDSAVQIHVTFDNEEVGSGTKQGADSTFLYDALVRINEAMEGNNSKLLEAIANSFMVSADNAHALHPNYSEKSDPTNKVYMNDGVVIKFNANQKYMTDGLAFGIFTEICKKAKVPFQTFVNRSDVAGGSTLGNISNAHVSINGVDIGLAQLAMHSPYETAGVKDTEYLLKIATKFYETVIESKSADSYTLK